A genomic stretch from Methanomassiliicoccales archaeon includes:
- a CDS encoding stage II sporulation protein M — protein MRIFYKLLIFSTFLFLIGVFLGFNSLNAPKSENMFCIYEKQNEIVPNFRFLFINNLKVILILSFGGVLTFGGLSIWSLIFNGIPLGLFLHSSWILRHVGELKTFFLLIFPHGIFEIPALIIAGSAGLKIPYELLRFALGKKKEMITEEDAKEFFKLVGISIALILIAAIIESKITLKLAEKL, from the coding sequence ATGAGGATTTTTTATAAACTTTTAATTTTTTCGACATTTCTCTTCTTAATTGGGGTTTTTCTTGGTTTTAATTCATTGAATGCACCTAAGAGTGAAAACATGTTCTGTATTTATGAAAAACAAAATGAAATAGTACCAAACTTCAGATTTCTTTTTATAAATAATTTGAAAGTTATTCTCATTCTATCCTTTGGTGGTGTTTTGACTTTTGGTGGGTTGAGTATTTGGAGTTTGATATTTAATGGGATTCCTTTGGGGTTATTTTTACATTCTTCATGGATCCTGCGCCATGTGGGTGAACTTAAAACATTCTTCCTTCTTATCTTCCCCCATGGCATTTTTGAAATTCCGGCTTTAATTATTGCTGGATCTGCAGGCCTTAAAATTCCCTATGAACTCTTGAGGTTTGCCTTGGGCAAAAAGAAAGAAATGATTACAGAAGAGGATGCTAAAGAGTTCTTTAAACTTGTGGGAATATCAATAGCTTTAATACTCATTGCAGCCATAATAGAAAGCAAAATAACACTAAAACTGGCTGAGAAACTGTGA